A portion of the Streptomyces sp. NBC_00376 genome contains these proteins:
- a CDS encoding CGNR zinc finger domain-containing protein, with amino-acid sequence MRYIAQVSSHIDDWSTRHSVLAVARRTAALINVLDAELPDPSEVADVLRSYGETGDIALTTHDVAAMRAAAAVLREVFSAETADGAAAHLNRLLEEHTGPLRLTSHGGSSPWHPHLDSDDDAPWDEWLLASSCMALAVLVWDRQRPPGRICASSSCRNVFVTQGSGPERRYCSRRCATRERVSAHRRSRSGEQSGETE; translated from the coding sequence ATGCGTTACATTGCCCAAGTGTCTTCCCACATCGACGACTGGTCCACCCGGCACTCCGTACTGGCCGTGGCTCGGCGGACCGCAGCCCTGATCAACGTTCTCGATGCCGAGCTCCCCGACCCGAGCGAAGTCGCCGATGTGCTCCGCTCGTACGGCGAGACAGGCGACATCGCGCTCACCACCCACGATGTCGCCGCGATGCGTGCGGCTGCCGCCGTATTGCGGGAAGTCTTCAGCGCAGAGACCGCCGACGGAGCGGCCGCCCACCTCAATCGGCTCCTGGAGGAACACACCGGACCTCTCCGCCTCACATCGCACGGCGGCAGCTCCCCCTGGCACCCCCATCTCGACAGCGACGACGATGCTCCCTGGGACGAATGGCTCCTCGCCTCGTCCTGCATGGCCCTGGCTGTTCTCGTCTGGGACCGCCAACGTCCACCCGGCAGGATCTGCGCATCGTCCAGCTGCCGGAACGTTTTCGTCACGCAAGGCAGCGGCCCGGAACGCCGCTACTGCTCCCGCCGGTGCGCCACCCGTGAACGGGTCTCAGCCCACCGACGCTCCCGCTCCGGCGAGCAGTCGGGCGAGACCGAGTAG
- a CDS encoding MFS transporter has protein sequence MKSRYSLRLYLVGAAAARAGDEMSGPALMLAGFASAGSTTDASSLLAGITISAVVGGPLIGALLDRAERPGRLLAGALGLYAAGLGAILVGLGRLPFTVTLLIAVLAGLLGPALSGGWTAQLPRVVPVDGLPRANALDAMMFSAASLAGPALAGGLAEVLGAPTAVVVSAGLIGLTLPGAWMLPARHGRGRDSRTSSVISDLAAGIRVVMRKPPLARATLTSVVSCVAQGMLTACMMLLGERVLGGAGRGAMLLSCAAVSALVANAVLARFPRSLAPDTVIWASALVQAAGLALATAEQPAPVIVAVLMLGIGEGPQLAALFAIRHREAPDHLRGQVFTTGASLKITGFALGASVAGPVATWSLQGALALAASVAALAALAFFVIPSARVGSSGHRAISR, from the coding sequence ATGAAATCGCGTTACTCGCTCCGCCTCTACCTCGTCGGAGCAGCGGCGGCTCGTGCCGGGGACGAGATGTCAGGACCGGCGCTGATGCTGGCCGGGTTCGCGTCGGCCGGATCCACCACCGACGCGTCGTCGCTGCTCGCAGGCATCACGATCTCCGCCGTCGTAGGAGGGCCGCTGATCGGGGCGCTCCTCGACAGAGCGGAACGACCGGGCCGCCTGCTGGCCGGAGCCCTCGGCCTGTACGCGGCCGGCCTGGGAGCGATCCTCGTGGGGCTCGGCCGTTTGCCGTTCACTGTCACCCTCCTGATCGCGGTTCTGGCGGGGCTGCTGGGGCCGGCCCTGTCGGGCGGATGGACGGCCCAGCTCCCTCGCGTGGTACCGGTTGACGGGCTGCCCCGTGCGAACGCGCTCGATGCCATGATGTTCAGTGCGGCGAGTCTGGCCGGTCCGGCTCTCGCGGGCGGCCTGGCGGAGGTGCTGGGGGCGCCGACGGCCGTGGTGGTCTCCGCAGGGCTCATCGGTTTGACGCTGCCCGGCGCCTGGATGCTTCCGGCCCGTCACGGTCGGGGGCGAGACAGCCGGACGAGTTCGGTGATCAGCGACCTCGCTGCCGGAATCCGGGTCGTCATGAGGAAACCGCCGCTGGCCCGGGCGACCCTCACCTCGGTCGTCTCCTGCGTTGCGCAAGGCATGCTGACGGCCTGCATGATGCTCCTCGGCGAGCGTGTCCTGGGCGGAGCCGGTCGCGGCGCGATGCTGCTCTCCTGCGCGGCGGTCTCCGCCCTGGTCGCAAACGCCGTACTCGCGAGGTTTCCGCGCTCACTCGCCCCCGATACGGTCATCTGGGCCAGTGCCCTGGTCCAGGCTGCCGGGTTGGCCCTGGCCACGGCGGAGCAACCAGCGCCGGTGATCGTGGCCGTACTGATGCTCGGGATCGGTGAAGGCCCCCAACTCGCCGCCTTGTTCGCGATCCGCCACCGGGAAGCTCCGGACCACCTGCGTGGCCAGGTCTTCACCACCGGAGCCAGCTTGAAGATCACCGGATTCGCCCTGGGGGCTTCGGTGGCCGGGCCGGTCGCGACCTGGTCCCTTCAAGGTGCTTTGGCCCTCGCGGCGAGTGTGGCGGCCCTTGCGGCACTGGCCTTCTTCGTGATCCCGTCGGCGAGAGTCGGCTCGTCCGGGCACCGCGCGATATCGCGTTGA